The following are encoded together in the Pleurocapsa sp. FMAR1 genome:
- a CDS encoding RNA recognition motif domain-containing protein, whose translation MSIRLYVGNLPKEEIDREALATMFAESEQITTKVIKDRKTGKCRGFAFVTVESDEAADQFIEKYNGQSFMDNPLKIEKALPRSKGDEEGAPVAEGNANNAPKPKVNNANASNNTKRSGKKSSSSSSSQKQQGSIQPDPRWADELAKLKEMLASANN comes from the coding sequence ATGTCTATCCGTTTGTATGTAGGTAATTTACCTAAAGAAGAAATTGATCGCGAAGCCTTGGCAACTATGTTTGCTGAATCTGAACAGATCACAACCAAAGTGATTAAAGACCGTAAAACAGGAAAATGTCGTGGTTTTGCTTTTGTTACTGTCGAAAGTGATGAAGCAGCAGACCAATTTATTGAAAAATATAATGGTCAATCGTTTATGGATAATCCTTTGAAAATTGAAAAGGCTTTACCACGTTCTAAAGGAGATGAAGAAGGCGCACCAGTGGCAGAAGGTAACGCTAATAACGCTCCTAAACCCAAAGTCAACAACGCTAACGCTAGTAACAATACTAAGCGTAGTGGTAAAAAATCTAGTAGTAGCAGCAGCAGTCAAAAACAGCAGGGTAGTATTCAACCAGATCCTCGCTGGGCAGATGAATTAGCTAAACTCAAAGAAATGTTAGCCTCTGCTAATAATTAG
- a CDS encoding NblA/ycf18 family protein, with the protein MSNSMELSLEQKFNIRSFESQVKGMSHEQAQDFLVKLYEQMLIKDNMYQNFIRHQWGIDSPPGA; encoded by the coding sequence ATGTCAAACTCAATGGAATTATCTTTGGAGCAAAAGTTTAATATTCGCTCTTTTGAAAGTCAGGTAAAAGGGATGAGTCACGAACAGGCTCAAGATTTTTTGGTAAAACTATATGAACAAATGTTAATTAAAGATAATATGTATCAAAACTTTATCCGCCATCAGTGGGGTATAGATTCTCCACCTGGAGCATAA